From a single Marinobacter sp. ANT_B65 genomic region:
- a CDS encoding BolA family protein: MKIQNTIEAKLKEAFDVSILQVENESHKHSVPPDSETHFKVTLVSPAFVGQMKVKRHQAIYKVLSEELEMAGGVHALALHLYSPEEWEASGQVAPASPNCLGGSKADSQAAASGAQNQNGVRS, translated from the coding sequence ATGAAAATCCAGAACACAATTGAAGCCAAGCTGAAAGAAGCGTTTGATGTGAGCATTCTTCAGGTGGAAAATGAAAGCCATAAGCATAGTGTGCCGCCAGACTCTGAGACGCATTTCAAGGTGACTCTGGTGTCACCGGCATTTGTCGGGCAAATGAAGGTTAAGCGGCATCAGGCTATTTATAAAGTGCTTTCGGAAGAGTTGGAGATGGCGGGTGGCGTGCATGCGCTGGCGTTGCATCTATACTCTCCGGAGGAGTGGGAGGCTTCCGGGCAGGTTGCGCCTGCATCACCGAATTGTCTCGGTGGCTCAAAGGCGGATTCGCAGGCAGCGGCTTCAGGCGCCCAAAATCAGAATGGAGTGCGTTCATGA
- a CDS encoding DNA topoisomerase 3 — protein MLLYIAEKPSLGRAIAAALPGPYQKGQGWIRCGQGNESATVSWCIGHLLEPAEPASYNPAWKAWRQHDLPMFPDKWQVTPKDSVRQQLKALESLIRQATTIVHAGDPDREGQLLVDEVIRYFGTSAPVKRILINDLTPAAVAKAIQHPRDNLEFRRLSHSALARQRADWLYGINLTRFYTLNYQQQGQKGVYSVGRVQTPVLGLVVERDNTIENFEPMPYFRLEARFKAQEEESDQQAFTARWLPDDQFQDHLDEENRLLDRATAEHIAAAVNSRPGSVVESRFRDRPEAPPLPFSLSALQIEAGRLFRMGAKDVLDTAQNLYERHQLITYPRSDCRYLPEGHYAQREQVTGAIGRVAPDLDEACNKADFNRRTAAWNDKKVDAHHAIIPTSRTAPNGKLSDAEQKIYGLISRYYLMQFSADAIHREGRITVRVAEHRFRATETAVLKPGWKALELKLRDKKQEAEKSPLPRLDKGEPVFCEDSSVSERKTKPPQYFTDATLLSAMTNIARFVTDSELRKTLRDTDGLGTEATRANIIDTLFKRDYLYRDSRHIRATDKGKALISALPESVSKPDRTAVWEATLEGIRRGEDDPREFLEKLKSEIRGFIGPATGAPDTGPQTKAPNCPKCRAPMTERDGKFGRFFACTRYPDCRGTRPVEDAVPEDGTNQKPIPCPHCFSPLVRRKGKKGWFWGCSNFPACRQTLDDDDGKPATRLRKST, from the coding sequence ATGCTCCTGTATATCGCCGAAAAACCAAGCCTCGGCAGAGCAATTGCCGCCGCCCTCCCTGGCCCCTATCAGAAAGGCCAGGGCTGGATCCGCTGCGGCCAGGGAAATGAATCGGCTACGGTAAGCTGGTGCATTGGCCACCTTCTGGAACCGGCAGAGCCGGCCAGCTACAACCCGGCCTGGAAGGCCTGGCGTCAGCATGACCTTCCCATGTTCCCCGACAAGTGGCAGGTAACCCCCAAAGACAGCGTACGTCAGCAGCTTAAAGCACTTGAATCCCTGATCCGACAGGCCACTACCATCGTCCACGCTGGCGATCCGGACAGAGAAGGTCAGCTACTGGTTGATGAAGTAATTCGCTACTTTGGAACCAGCGCGCCGGTAAAGCGGATACTCATTAACGACCTGACCCCGGCGGCCGTTGCCAAAGCCATTCAGCATCCCAGAGACAACCTGGAGTTCCGCAGGCTCTCCCACTCGGCGCTCGCCCGACAGAGAGCAGACTGGCTCTATGGCATCAACCTCACCCGTTTTTATACACTTAACTACCAGCAACAGGGGCAAAAAGGGGTCTATTCCGTCGGGCGCGTTCAAACACCGGTACTTGGGCTGGTGGTAGAGCGGGACAATACCATCGAAAACTTTGAGCCCATGCCCTACTTCCGCCTGGAAGCGCGCTTCAAAGCACAGGAAGAAGAATCTGACCAGCAAGCCTTCACGGCGCGCTGGCTTCCCGATGACCAGTTTCAGGACCATCTGGACGAAGAAAACCGTCTTCTGGACAGAGCTACAGCCGAACACATTGCAGCTGCAGTAAACAGCCGGCCTGGTTCCGTTGTTGAGTCCCGGTTTCGCGACCGACCCGAAGCACCCCCCTTGCCATTTTCATTGTCTGCGCTGCAGATAGAAGCAGGCCGTCTGTTCCGCATGGGGGCTAAAGACGTACTGGACACTGCTCAGAATCTCTACGAGCGCCATCAGCTCATAACCTACCCTCGCTCCGACTGCCGGTATCTGCCTGAAGGGCACTATGCTCAGCGGGAGCAAGTAACAGGCGCCATAGGCCGGGTCGCACCAGACCTTGACGAGGCTTGCAATAAAGCTGATTTCAACCGCCGGACTGCCGCCTGGAACGACAAAAAGGTCGACGCCCACCACGCTATTATTCCGACCAGCCGGACAGCGCCCAACGGCAAACTCAGCGACGCTGAACAAAAAATCTACGGCCTTATCAGCCGCTATTACCTGATGCAGTTTTCGGCTGACGCCATACATCGTGAAGGCCGGATTACCGTGCGGGTAGCAGAACACCGGTTCCGCGCTACAGAAACGGCTGTACTGAAACCTGGCTGGAAAGCACTGGAACTGAAGCTCAGGGACAAGAAGCAGGAAGCAGAAAAATCTCCTTTACCCCGCCTGGATAAGGGCGAACCGGTATTCTGCGAAGACAGCTCCGTGAGTGAGCGCAAAACCAAACCTCCCCAGTACTTCACCGATGCTACATTGCTATCGGCGATGACCAACATAGCTCGATTTGTAACCGACTCCGAGTTGCGAAAAACCCTGCGGGACACCGACGGCCTTGGAACAGAGGCTACCCGTGCAAACATCATCGACACCCTGTTCAAACGGGACTACCTGTACAGGGACAGCCGGCACATCCGGGCCACGGACAAAGGCAAGGCACTGATCAGTGCACTACCGGAATCCGTCAGCAAGCCAGACAGAACTGCAGTCTGGGAAGCAACCCTGGAAGGGATCCGCAGAGGCGAAGACGACCCCCGTGAATTTCTGGAAAAGCTGAAGTCGGAAATCCGCGGATTCATTGGCCCTGCAACCGGTGCGCCTGATACCGGGCCACAGACCAAAGCTCCAAACTGCCCCAAATGCCGTGCGCCTATGACGGAAAGAGACGGGAAATTTGGCCGTTTTTTTGCCTGCACACGATACCCCGATTGCCGCGGTACACGCCCCGTTGAGGATGCGGTTCCGGAAGATGGTACCAACCAGAAACCCATTCCCTGCCCTCACTGCTTCTCACCTCTGGTAAGGCGAAAAGGTAAAAAAGGCTGGTTCTGGGGCTGCAGTAATTTCCCTGCCTGCCGACAAACACTGGATGACGACGACGGGAAACCTGCAACCCGTTTACGCAAGTCTACATAA
- a CDS encoding response regulator transcription factor, whose amino-acid sequence MRIALLEDQQEQAQHIQSILSERGHHCDSFPTGQGFLSAALHRSYDLMILDWQIPDMTGIDVLKSIRAQINWPIPVLFLTQRDSESDIVEALDAGADDFLAKPARAAELVARINALARRANPNNEKEILKYGPFEVNTQQRTINLHGEALTLTDKDFDLTLFLFQNQCRLLTREVLLERVWGLARDINTRTVDTHMSRLRRRLGLNPENGFRIKTIYQRGYRLEAMKTEVVNEDMTGTQEANQEVQVQND is encoded by the coding sequence ATGCGCATTGCTCTGCTTGAAGATCAACAGGAACAGGCGCAGCACATCCAGTCCATTTTGTCTGAGCGCGGCCATCACTGCGACAGCTTCCCAACCGGCCAGGGCTTTCTCAGCGCAGCACTGCACCGAAGCTATGACCTGATGATTCTCGACTGGCAGATTCCAGACATGACTGGCATCGACGTTTTAAAAAGCATCAGGGCCCAGATCAACTGGCCGATCCCTGTACTGTTTCTGACCCAGCGCGACAGCGAATCCGACATTGTTGAAGCTCTTGACGCTGGTGCGGACGACTTCCTCGCAAAACCTGCCCGAGCTGCAGAACTGGTGGCGCGCATTAACGCTCTGGCACGTCGTGCCAACCCGAACAATGAAAAAGAAATCCTTAAATACGGGCCCTTCGAGGTCAATACGCAGCAACGAACCATCAACCTCCATGGTGAAGCGCTTACGTTAACCGACAAAGACTTCGACCTGACGCTGTTTCTGTTTCAGAACCAGTGCCGGCTGCTCACCCGGGAAGTGCTTCTGGAACGGGTGTGGGGGCTGGCGCGGGATATCAACACCCGAACTGTAGACACGCACATGAGCCGCCTGCGGCGCCGGTTGGGCCTGAATCCGGAAAACGGTTTCCGCATCAAGACAATCTACCAGCGCGGCTACCGCCTAGAAGCCATGAAAACCGAAGTCGTAAATGAAGATATGACAGGAACCCAGGAAGCAAACCAGGAAGTACAAGTACAGAATGACTGA
- a CDS encoding FecR domain-containing protein, which produces MTEYRISPVTKACLLLALLMLGMPVWAELSITRGSATTVANSASDAIPEWTYTLKPGESFAEVAKDLLAKSYSSGRLLQYNTIQNPATLGEGDRIRIPLSWLKRQPEPARATSVSGSVQLISGVDGRKKSLTKDTLIRVGDEVHSGTGAATITLADGSEVRLSPDSRLRFNRLTQYGKSGMVDTRLRLNRGEVHTRVKPVIEGGARFEIETPSAIAAVRGTAFSLQTGPQGTSLQVTEGVVDFGAPNQNQRIPAGYSATVTSNGRSKLSIRKMPAAPVINPLKPVLTQLPAEMTWQKSPATNYRLDIFETDSGLWVESRKISGNSFAINRLDNGAYKILLAALDQNGMAGMPGILPVEVNLQARTASLLTPENGGSVNDDMPEFRWTLNGENEVARVEIAEDETFGNLIATSEWAPETTALPSRPLSPGQYYWRVVTEAGGNSVAASQPRKLIVNGTLPPVRIISINYIDSQVRVFWQKVDTASSYRMQLAEEPGFNNIIKEATLPDTTAALRLIPGRRYFVRLKALSDGPLQSRWGPGRELYLE; this is translated from the coding sequence ATGACTGAATATCGAATCTCGCCCGTCACCAAAGCATGTCTGTTGCTGGCTCTTCTGATGCTGGGCATGCCTGTGTGGGCGGAACTGTCTATTACCCGAGGCTCGGCGACCACCGTGGCAAATTCTGCCAGCGACGCCATCCCCGAGTGGACTTACACTTTGAAGCCCGGCGAGAGCTTTGCAGAGGTGGCTAAGGATCTTTTGGCCAAAAGCTATAGTTCCGGCCGCCTGCTTCAATACAACACAATCCAGAATCCCGCCACGCTTGGAGAAGGAGATCGCATTCGCATCCCTCTGTCCTGGCTGAAGAGACAACCCGAGCCCGCACGCGCCACCTCAGTCTCCGGCAGCGTTCAGCTGATATCAGGTGTTGACGGGCGCAAAAAAAGCCTGACGAAAGACACGCTGATACGGGTTGGGGATGAAGTGCATTCCGGCACAGGAGCCGCAACCATAACCCTGGCTGACGGCTCGGAAGTCCGCCTCTCCCCGGATTCCCGGCTGAGATTCAATCGCCTGACTCAGTATGGCAAATCCGGCATGGTCGACACCCGGCTCAGGCTGAACCGGGGAGAAGTCCACACCCGCGTCAAGCCGGTTATTGAAGGCGGCGCCCGCTTTGAAATTGAGACTCCCTCTGCCATTGCCGCCGTTCGCGGCACTGCTTTTTCACTACAAACTGGCCCGCAAGGCACCAGTTTGCAGGTAACAGAAGGTGTGGTCGATTTCGGAGCACCAAACCAGAACCAGCGAATTCCTGCAGGCTATAGTGCAACGGTTACCAGTAACGGCCGTAGCAAACTGAGCATACGCAAGATGCCAGCGGCACCGGTAATTAACCCACTCAAGCCTGTGCTCACCCAACTACCTGCGGAAATGACCTGGCAAAAAAGCCCGGCAACCAACTATCGCCTGGATATCTTTGAAACAGATAGCGGACTCTGGGTGGAAAGCCGAAAAATAAGCGGCAACAGCTTTGCTATCAATCGCCTGGATAACGGCGCGTACAAGATTCTCCTGGCAGCCCTGGACCAGAACGGTATGGCGGGAATGCCCGGCATACTTCCGGTAGAAGTGAATCTACAGGCCCGCACAGCCAGCTTGCTGACACCGGAAAATGGGGGCAGCGTGAACGATGACATGCCCGAATTCCGCTGGACGCTCAACGGTGAAAACGAAGTCGCCCGGGTAGAGATTGCCGAAGATGAGACCTTTGGAAACCTTATAGCAACCAGCGAATGGGCTCCGGAGACAACAGCTTTGCCTTCCCGCCCTCTGAGCCCTGGCCAGTATTACTGGCGCGTGGTTACAGAAGCCGGCGGGAATTCAGTAGCGGCCAGTCAGCCTCGCAAACTGATCGTAAACGGAACGCTCCCACCGGTGCGCATCATCAGTATCAATTACATCGACAGCCAGGTTCGCGTATTCTGGCAAAAAGTTGATACAGCCTCGAGTTACCGGATGCAGCTGGCAGAAGAGCCCGGATTCAACAACATTATCAAGGAAGCAACCTTGCCAGATACTACAGCGGCCTTGCGTCTTATTCCCGGAAGGCGGTATTTTGTGCGCCTGAAAGCTCTTTCGGACGGCCCTTTGCAAAGCCGCTGGGGGCCAGGGAGGGAATTGTACCTGGAATAA
- a CDS encoding CHASE2 domain-containing protein: MTRDWLPIRTTPWTLGLALLLIFLLAEMTALPQRVDYWLLDSAMLASPTDVSPDVVIVAIDDLSLARHGRWPWPRETHAALIRKLHQAGADTIVFDILFSEPSPDDTELKRAMQEHGKVILPVHISPPNSHLLLSEQFPAGDLITAASGLGHAHVELDHDGIARGLYLFNGMTRQLWPALGLTASGVSSRQPDSQGLPPFVNVREDYRIVPLAGGAGTLPTYSYSDVLNAPPVSEVFGGKTVFVGATAAGLGDILPTPFSGFSRPMSGVEFHANVFSANQQGILITPASEWAGIALAIIALVTLAMLLPWLRPTRTLFACLAACAALTGLCISMLTTFHIWLPVAHALIIPLFAFPIASGLRLAMTNQFLNRQLDELARSPRVTLPKLSKRPLTQLLEQFQSLLQPEGWLLMENDSTLAAHNLEPADVPDNLVPGLWRNEGNRSWIHLNRGNACYTLGLTLPNDLSREATHRYLRRLKLASFAPTEQLLRPSENISARIERVKVATERLNHMQEFIRRSFERMPDGIIVTDELGIIRFANGHIEKWFGEPMPSLEGLPLTRLLEGHDPRETPPWHETVSETLTLLQSRTVDLNIRDKDFLIHFAPFALPDSIEYGIIANISDISELRKQQRQHREAIDFISHDVRSPLVSQLALIEQLKRDPSHIDQSQLEQLGRLARRSYHLAEEFVQLARAEQLTETRFYECEFLAIVENARDSVSEQALEKHISLQLQGTEDLWLRGNAELLERAVINLLTNAVQYSPRGSAVSLQVFPAGHQACLTIADEGLGIAPEELPYLFDRYRRQKSSELAGIHGTGLGLSFVKTVIEKHRGEIYVVSAPGEGSSFTLKLPIADPMS; the protein is encoded by the coding sequence ATGACCCGGGATTGGCTGCCTATTAGAACGACACCATGGACACTCGGCCTGGCACTCCTGTTAATATTCCTGTTAGCAGAAATGACAGCTCTGCCGCAACGTGTTGACTACTGGCTTCTCGACTCTGCGATGCTAGCCAGCCCAACCGACGTATCCCCTGACGTAGTAATCGTTGCCATTGACGATCTCAGCCTGGCTCGACACGGTCGCTGGCCATGGCCACGAGAAACCCACGCAGCCCTTATCCGCAAACTACACCAGGCCGGTGCCGATACCATTGTATTCGACATACTTTTCTCGGAACCGTCCCCGGACGATACTGAGCTCAAGCGCGCCATGCAGGAACATGGCAAGGTTATTCTGCCTGTACATATATCGCCACCAAACTCGCACCTACTTCTCAGTGAACAGTTTCCTGCCGGCGACCTTATAACTGCCGCTTCAGGACTCGGCCATGCTCACGTCGAACTCGATCACGATGGGATCGCAAGAGGCCTCTATCTTTTCAACGGAATGACACGCCAGCTTTGGCCAGCTCTGGGGCTCACGGCCTCAGGTGTAAGCTCCAGACAACCTGATTCCCAAGGTCTGCCACCCTTTGTAAACGTGCGCGAAGACTATCGGATCGTTCCACTCGCAGGAGGAGCCGGCACACTGCCGACCTATTCCTATAGCGATGTGCTCAACGCTCCTCCGGTTTCAGAGGTATTTGGGGGCAAAACCGTTTTTGTCGGCGCCACGGCAGCCGGGCTGGGAGACATTCTGCCAACACCTTTCTCAGGTTTCAGCAGGCCAATGTCTGGTGTGGAATTCCACGCCAATGTATTTTCAGCAAACCAGCAAGGCATACTCATCACCCCTGCCTCTGAATGGGCTGGAATAGCTCTGGCTATCATTGCACTGGTAACCCTGGCCATGCTCTTGCCCTGGTTGCGTCCAACCCGCACTCTATTCGCCTGCCTTGCAGCCTGCGCCGCTCTGACTGGCCTGTGCATATCCATGCTAACGACATTCCATATCTGGCTGCCGGTTGCCCATGCACTGATCATTCCCCTGTTCGCATTCCCCATCGCCAGTGGCCTGCGCCTGGCTATGACCAATCAGTTTCTCAACCGGCAACTGGATGAACTGGCCCGCAGCCCTCGAGTAACTTTGCCAAAGCTGTCAAAGCGCCCGCTGACACAGCTTCTCGAACAGTTCCAGTCTCTGCTTCAACCAGAGGGTTGGTTATTGATGGAGAACGACAGTACCCTCGCCGCCCACAACCTTGAACCCGCTGATGTTCCGGATAATCTTGTGCCCGGACTCTGGCGTAATGAGGGAAACCGGAGCTGGATTCACCTGAACCGCGGCAATGCCTGCTACACGCTCGGCCTTACATTACCCAATGATCTGAGCAGAGAAGCCACACATCGCTATCTGCGACGACTGAAACTCGCAAGCTTCGCCCCCACAGAGCAATTACTCAGACCCAGCGAAAATATTTCAGCACGCATTGAACGCGTAAAAGTAGCCACTGAACGCCTGAATCATATGCAGGAGTTTATCCGCCGGAGTTTTGAGCGCATGCCTGATGGCATCATCGTTACCGATGAACTGGGCATCATCCGGTTTGCCAACGGTCATATTGAAAAATGGTTCGGAGAACCTATGCCCAGTCTGGAGGGGCTTCCCCTGACACGACTTCTGGAAGGTCATGATCCACGAGAAACCCCGCCCTGGCATGAAACTGTTTCTGAAACACTCACGTTGTTGCAAAGCCGGACGGTAGACCTGAACATCCGGGACAAAGACTTTCTCATTCACTTCGCACCTTTTGCCCTTCCGGACAGCATTGAATACGGAATTATTGCCAACATTTCAGATATTTCTGAACTTCGGAAACAGCAACGCCAACACCGGGAGGCTATCGACTTTATTTCCCACGATGTCCGCTCGCCATTGGTGTCGCAACTGGCACTGATAGAACAACTGAAACGTGACCCTTCCCATATCGATCAAAGCCAACTGGAACAACTGGGGCGACTGGCAAGGCGAAGCTACCACCTGGCTGAAGAGTTTGTTCAGTTGGCACGCGCCGAGCAACTGACGGAAACCCGTTTTTATGAGTGCGAATTTCTGGCCATTGTTGAAAATGCCCGTGACAGCGTGAGCGAACAGGCTCTCGAAAAGCACATCTCATTGCAGTTGCAAGGTACAGAAGATCTGTGGCTTAGAGGTAATGCAGAATTGCTTGAACGTGCAGTTATAAACCTGCTCACCAACGCCGTACAGTACAGCCCAAGAGGCTCAGCAGTGAGCCTTCAGGTCTTTCCTGCCGGACATCAGGCGTGCCTTACGATTGCAGACGAGGGTCTTGGCATAGCGCCGGAGGAACTGCCCTACCTTTTCGACCGTTACCGCCGCCAAAAAAGCAGTGAGCTGGCAGGTATTCACGGTACAGGGCTGGGGTTGTCGTTCGTGAAAACGGTAATCGAAAAGCACCGGGGTGAGATTTATGTAGTTTCCGCCCCGGGAGAAGGCTCGTCTTTTACACTAAAGCTGCCGATCGCAGACCCGATGTCGTAA
- a CDS encoding condensin complex protein MksE produces the protein MSSPLFERTVTALLQERVICEVSDDELYNYLLLPGNQDAVNRFLSQVNRTLRQTSARDAFVCAYLDTSDAETREAIRHQFRDVANNLEAFVQFLRLVMMLGANDRPVLPGDKLSEGAILERIAAAPALESKLRSLAEKKVFHTKRADSAGQIRAVLSSLEKMGYLKPVGTTGSLFRATGRWSWLYDAMTFIQAHEGIQSSEDADSEQMRLH, from the coding sequence ATGAGTAGTCCGTTATTCGAACGCACTGTGACAGCCCTGCTTCAGGAGCGGGTGATCTGCGAAGTCAGTGACGATGAGCTATACAACTATCTGCTTTTGCCGGGCAACCAGGATGCGGTGAACCGCTTTTTGAGCCAGGTCAACCGAACGCTTCGTCAGACCAGCGCCCGTGATGCGTTTGTGTGTGCGTATCTGGATACCTCAGATGCAGAAACCAGAGAGGCGATCCGTCATCAGTTCCGGGATGTTGCCAATAATCTTGAGGCCTTCGTGCAGTTCCTGCGGCTTGTGATGATGCTGGGAGCAAATGATCGCCCGGTATTGCCCGGCGACAAGCTGTCTGAAGGCGCCATACTGGAGCGCATTGCAGCAGCTCCGGCACTGGAATCAAAGCTGAGGTCGCTGGCAGAGAAAAAGGTGTTTCACACCAAACGCGCAGATTCAGCCGGCCAGATTCGCGCGGTACTCTCCAGCCTGGAGAAAATGGGGTACCTGAAACCCGTGGGCACCACAGGCAGCCTGTTCCGGGCCACTGGCAGATGGAGCTGGCTATATGATGCCATGACATTCATTCAGGCCCATGAAGGCATCCAGTCGTCTGAAGATGCGGATTCCGAGCAGATGAGGCTTCACTGA